The Amycolatopsis mongoliensis genome includes a window with the following:
- a CDS encoding acetyl/propionyl/methylcrotonyl-CoA carboxylase subunit alpha: MAEQVGESTGGPVTKILVANRGEIAVRVIRAAKDAGLTSVAVYADPDRDAPHVRLADEAFALGGTTAAESYLNFDKLLDAAKRAGADSVHPGYGFLSENADFAQAVLDAGLTWIGPSPQAIRDLGDKVTARHIAMRAGAPLVPGTKEPAKDADEIVAFADEHGLPVAIKAAFGGGGRGLKVARTREEIPELFESATREAVAAFGRGECFVERYLDKPRHVEAQVLADMHGNAIVVGTRDCSLQRRHQKLVEEAPAPFLSDEQRKRIHESAKAICKEAGYYGAGTVEYLVATDGTISFLEVNTRLQVEHPVSEETTGLDLVREMFRIARGEKLRITEDPEPRGHSIEFRINGEDAGRGFLPAPGTVTKFVAPSGPGVRVDSGVESGSVIGGQFDSMLAKLIVTGSDRENALERSRRALDEMVVEGMATVLPFDRVIVNDPAFIGDENGFSVHTRWIETEFDNKIEPFVAPDVEAAEEEPRHNVVVEVGGRRLEVSLPGGFALEGGAGGGTAIKAKPRKRAGGGKAAVSGDAVTAPMQGTIVKVAVEEGQAVEAGELIVVLEAMKMENPVTAHKAGTITGLSVEVGAAVTQGTQLLEIK; encoded by the coding sequence GTGGCCGAGCAGGTCGGCGAATCCACCGGTGGTCCGGTGACCAAGATCCTGGTCGCCAACCGGGGCGAGATCGCGGTACGCGTGATCAGAGCCGCCAAGGACGCTGGACTGACCAGCGTCGCGGTGTACGCCGATCCGGACCGCGACGCACCGCACGTGCGCCTGGCCGACGAGGCCTTCGCACTCGGCGGCACCACGGCGGCCGAGAGCTACCTCAACTTCGACAAGCTGCTCGACGCCGCCAAGCGCGCGGGCGCCGACTCGGTCCACCCGGGCTACGGCTTCCTCTCCGAGAACGCGGACTTCGCCCAGGCCGTGCTCGACGCCGGGCTGACCTGGATCGGGCCGAGCCCGCAGGCCATCCGCGACCTCGGTGACAAGGTCACCGCCCGCCACATCGCCATGCGCGCGGGCGCACCGCTGGTGCCGGGCACGAAGGAGCCGGCCAAGGACGCCGACGAGATCGTCGCGTTCGCCGACGAGCACGGCCTGCCGGTCGCCATCAAGGCCGCGTTCGGCGGCGGCGGCCGCGGCCTGAAGGTCGCGCGCACCCGCGAAGAGATCCCTGAGCTGTTCGAGTCGGCGACGCGCGAAGCGGTTGCCGCTTTCGGCCGCGGCGAGTGCTTCGTCGAGCGGTACCTGGACAAGCCGCGCCACGTCGAGGCGCAGGTGCTGGCCGACATGCACGGCAACGCGATCGTCGTCGGCACCCGCGACTGCTCGCTGCAGCGCCGGCACCAGAAGCTCGTCGAGGAGGCGCCCGCGCCGTTCCTGAGCGACGAGCAGCGCAAGCGCATCCACGAGTCGGCGAAGGCGATCTGCAAGGAAGCCGGCTACTACGGCGCCGGCACGGTCGAGTACCTCGTCGCCACCGACGGCACCATCTCCTTCCTCGAGGTCAACACGCGGCTGCAGGTCGAGCACCCGGTCTCGGAGGAGACCACCGGCCTCGACCTCGTCCGCGAGATGTTCCGCATCGCGCGCGGCGAGAAGCTGCGGATCACCGAGGACCCCGAACCGCGCGGCCACTCGATCGAGTTCCGCATCAACGGCGAGGACGCCGGCCGCGGCTTCCTGCCCGCGCCGGGCACGGTGACGAAGTTCGTCGCGCCGAGCGGCCCCGGTGTGCGCGTCGACTCCGGCGTCGAGTCCGGCAGCGTGATCGGCGGCCAGTTCGACTCGATGCTGGCGAAGCTGATCGTCACCGGGTCCGACCGGGAAAACGCGCTCGAACGCAGCCGCCGCGCGCTCGACGAGATGGTCGTCGAGGGCATGGCGACGGTGCTGCCGTTCGACCGCGTGATCGTGAACGACCCCGCGTTCATCGGCGACGAGAACGGCTTCAGCGTGCACACTCGCTGGATCGAGACGGAGTTCGACAACAAGATCGAGCCGTTCGTGGCGCCGGACGTCGAGGCCGCCGAAGAAGAGCCGCGGCACAACGTCGTCGTCGAGGTCGGCGGACGGCGCCTGGAGGTGTCGCTGCCGGGCGGGTTCGCGCTCGAAGGCGGCGCCGGGGGCGGCACGGCCATCAAGGCGAAGCCGCGCAAGCGGGCCGGCGGCGGCAAGGCCGCGGTGAGCGGCGACGCCGTCACCGCGCCGATGCAGGGCACCATCGTCAAGGTCGCCGTCGAAGAGGGCCAGGCGGTCGAAGCCGGTGAGCTGATCGTCGTCCTCGAGGCGATGAAGATGGAGAACCCGGTCACCGCACACAAAGCGGGCACGATCACCGGTCTTTCGGTCGAGGTCGGCGCCGCCGTGACGCAGGGCACGCAGCTTCTCGAGATCAAGTAG
- a CDS encoding DUF1707 SHOCT-like domain-containing protein, translated as MTEVPSPQLRISDQNRESALSALGEHMSAGRIDIDEYGERSARITAAKTRGELVEIFADLPAPHPRYDDGPQAVAAPEPAREAAPAPRHPGSPEGWTGPQRFVAAFLPLVWIAAIALIATGVVHGTLILVPIGLSIFGRSMWGHGGHHDHHHDRRERHLRDRERRRELRDSFRDHRRGLDR; from the coding sequence GTGACCGAAGTCCCGTCTCCGCAGCTGCGGATCAGCGACCAGAACCGCGAGTCCGCGCTGTCCGCGCTCGGTGAGCACATGAGCGCGGGGCGGATCGACATCGACGAGTACGGCGAGCGCTCGGCGCGGATTACCGCGGCGAAGACGCGCGGCGAGCTCGTCGAGATCTTCGCGGACCTGCCCGCGCCGCACCCCCGCTACGACGACGGCCCGCAGGCCGTCGCGGCGCCCGAGCCGGCCCGGGAGGCCGCACCGGCACCGCGGCACCCGGGTTCGCCCGAAGGCTGGACCGGCCCGCAGCGGTTCGTCGCCGCGTTCCTCCCGCTGGTCTGGATCGCAGCGATCGCGTTGATCGCCACCGGCGTCGTGCACGGAACGCTGATCCTCGTCCCGATCGGGCTGAGCATCTTCGGCCGGTCGATGTGGGGCCACGGCGGGCACCACGACCACCACCACGACCGCCGCGAGCGGCACCTGCGCGACCGGGAGCGGCGGCGCGAGCTACGCGACTCGTTCCGCGACCACCGGCGCGGCCTGGACCGCTGA
- a CDS encoding DUF1707 SHOCT-like domain-containing protein translates to MGDMRLSDAERQDALDVLEEHVRSGRLDIDEYGTRSAKVTAAKRVSDLVPLFDDLPSPRPSALLNGATAPQVPVMSGEGPLALFLTRSAVPIAIVLAIVVLILSRGRLLIISVALPLVVAMLAGARRRR, encoded by the coding sequence GTGGGCGACATGCGGCTGAGCGACGCCGAACGCCAGGACGCCCTGGACGTCCTCGAAGAGCACGTCCGTTCCGGGCGCCTCGACATCGACGAGTACGGCACCCGCTCCGCGAAGGTCACCGCGGCCAAGCGGGTGAGCGACCTCGTGCCCCTGTTCGACGACCTGCCCTCGCCGCGCCCGAGCGCACTGCTCAACGGGGCCACCGCGCCCCAGGTCCCGGTCATGTCCGGCGAAGGCCCGCTGGCGCTCTTCCTGACCCGCAGCGCTGTCCCGATCGCGATCGTCCTCGCGATCGTGGTGCTCATCCTGTCCCGCGGCAGGCTGCTGATCATCTCGGTCGCGCTGCCGCTGGTCGTCGCGATGCTCGCGGGGGCCCGCCGTCGACGCTGA
- a CDS encoding sensor histidine kinase, whose translation MGVVPGALDARGERLAGPVFTGVGLAGLAACVVWGPGVRGITLVVVVAAAVWVPLLIPLFPHRRAHPWLAAGYYAGVLAAATVLVAREDTFMGFASFGYPLAFVLFPARWGFFAVAATATLPLLAADSDSRSPTWVLVLSMAGPLLYAAWFVGAESEQRRKANVRLEAALEENAELHAQLVAHAREAGVLGERQRMAREIHDTLAQGLTGIVTQLQAADGPDRDRRVEQAKTLARESLGEARRAVQALRPEPLLEAQLPEALSRLARRVSETSGVAVRVETTGDARPLLPDLEETLYRVTQEALANAEKHAKASRIGVTLSYADDLVLLDVVDDGVGFRPGDRGDGTGFGLEAMRQRVRRVAGTLSIESAPGGGTAVSAQVPAL comes from the coding sequence ATGGGCGTGGTTCCGGGCGCGCTGGACGCCCGAGGCGAGCGGCTGGCCGGGCCGGTCTTCACCGGCGTCGGCCTGGCCGGGCTCGCCGCGTGCGTGGTGTGGGGGCCCGGCGTCCGGGGCATCACGCTGGTCGTCGTCGTGGCCGCCGCCGTGTGGGTGCCGCTCCTGATCCCGTTGTTCCCGCACCGGCGGGCGCACCCGTGGCTGGCCGCCGGCTACTACGCCGGCGTGCTCGCGGCCGCGACCGTGCTGGTGGCGCGCGAGGACACGTTCATGGGCTTCGCGTCCTTCGGCTACCCGCTCGCTTTCGTGCTCTTCCCGGCGCGGTGGGGGTTCTTCGCGGTGGCCGCGACGGCGACGCTGCCGCTGCTGGCCGCCGACTCGGACTCGCGCAGCCCGACCTGGGTGCTGGTCCTGTCGATGGCCGGCCCGCTGCTGTACGCCGCGTGGTTCGTCGGCGCCGAGAGCGAGCAGCGGCGGAAGGCGAACGTCCGGCTGGAGGCCGCGCTCGAGGAGAACGCGGAGCTGCACGCGCAGCTCGTCGCCCACGCACGCGAAGCCGGCGTGCTCGGCGAACGGCAGCGGATGGCCCGCGAAATCCACGACACGCTCGCCCAGGGCCTGACCGGGATCGTCACGCAGCTGCAGGCCGCCGACGGCCCCGACCGGGACCGGCGGGTGGAGCAGGCGAAGACGCTCGCCCGCGAAAGTCTCGGCGAAGCACGTCGCGCGGTGCAGGCGCTGCGGCCGGAGCCGCTGCTCGAAGCCCAGCTGCCGGAAGCGCTTTCCCGGCTGGCCCGGCGGGTCTCCGAGACGTCCGGGGTCGCGGTCCGGGTGGAGACGACCGGAGACGCGCGCCCCCTGCTGCCCGATCTGGAGGAGACGCTGTACCGCGTCACCCAAGAGGCACTGGCGAACGCGGAAAAGCACGCCAAGGCGTCGCGCATCGGAGTGACACTGTCCTATGCGGACGACCTGGTGCTGCTCGACGTCGTCGACGACGGCGTCGGCTTCCGCCCCGGCGACCGGGGCGACGGCACGGGGTTCGGCCTGGAGGCGATGCGGCAGCGCGTCCGGCGGGTGGCGGGAACGCTGTCGATCGAGAGCGCACCGGGCGGCGGCACGGCCGTCAGCGCCCAGGTGCCGGCACTCTGA
- a CDS encoding GNAT family N-acetyltransferase produces MEPVEINAGTYYLRQLRADRHIDDRPLLMEAFADPTHRKYVLNYRLRTLDEATEYVALRAAQWAGDERCSWAIAEPTSGRLLGEVGLRELNLDAAYAEATVWVHQAERGKGIATTALNAALRFGFGGLGLTEVSYRYEESNKASAIVAERCGFTLVGPEADPAPTGERLIRWHRTA; encoded by the coding sequence GTGGAACCGGTGGAGATCAACGCGGGCACCTACTACCTGCGCCAGCTGCGCGCCGACCGGCACATCGACGACCGGCCGCTGCTCATGGAGGCGTTCGCCGATCCGACGCATCGCAAGTACGTGCTGAACTACCGCCTGCGCACCCTCGACGAGGCAACGGAGTACGTGGCGCTGCGGGCGGCCCAGTGGGCGGGCGACGAGCGCTGCTCGTGGGCGATCGCGGAGCCGACGTCGGGCCGGCTGCTGGGCGAGGTGGGCCTGCGCGAGCTGAACCTCGACGCGGCGTACGCGGAGGCGACGGTCTGGGTCCACCAGGCCGAGCGGGGCAAGGGCATCGCGACGACGGCGTTGAACGCGGCCTTGCGCTTCGGCTTCGGCGGCCTGGGGCTGACCGAGGTGAGCTACCGCTACGAGGAGAGCAACAAGGCATCGGCGATCGTGGCGGAGCGCTGCGGGTTCACGCTGGTCGGCCCGGAAGCCGACCCCGCCCCGACCGGCGAGCGCCTGATCCGCTGGCACCGCACGGCCTGA
- a CDS encoding glycerol-3-phosphate dehydrogenase/oxidase translates to MASAQHAAETNPARLGPAKREQTWQRLGNETFDVVIIGGGVVGAGTALDAATRGLRVALVEARDLASGTSSRSSKLFHGGLRYLEQLEFGLVREALRERELMLTTLAPHLVKPVSFLYPLTRRVWERPYTAAGLLMYDTMGGARSVPGQKHLTRAGALRMVPALKRSALIGGIRYYDAQSDDARHTMTVARTAAHYGAVVRTSTQVVGFLREADRVSGVRVRDVEDGRETEISAAAVINCTGVWTDELQRLSGGRGRFRVRASKGVHIVVPRDRIVSESGMILRTEKSVLFVIPWRNHWIVGTTDTDWNLDLAHPAATKHDIDYLLEHVNSVLATPLTHDDIEGVYAGLRPLLAGESEETSKLSREHAVARVAPGLVAIAGGKYTTYRVMAADAVDAAAVDLPGRSQPSITDKVPLLGADGYHALVNQADHLAAEHGLHPYRVRHLLDRYGSLVNEVLASANGRPELLKPIEHAPDYLGVEVVYAASHEGALHLEDVLARRTRISIEYAHRGVDCAEQVATLVGEVLGWSPETVKREIEVYNARVEAERESQSQPSDEAADALRSAAPEARAGITEPAS, encoded by the coding sequence GTGGCCAGTGCGCAGCACGCAGCGGAGACCAACCCGGCTCGACTGGGCCCGGCCAAGCGGGAACAGACCTGGCAGCGGCTCGGCAACGAGACCTTCGACGTGGTCATCATCGGCGGCGGCGTGGTCGGCGCGGGCACGGCGCTGGACGCCGCCACGCGCGGGCTGCGGGTCGCGCTGGTCGAAGCCCGCGACCTCGCTTCGGGGACGTCGAGCCGGTCGAGCAAGCTCTTCCACGGCGGCCTGCGCTACCTGGAACAGCTCGAGTTCGGCCTGGTCCGGGAGGCGCTGCGCGAACGCGAGCTGATGCTGACGACCCTCGCGCCGCACCTGGTCAAGCCGGTCAGCTTCCTCTACCCGCTGACGCGCCGCGTGTGGGAGCGGCCGTACACCGCCGCCGGCCTGCTGATGTACGACACGATGGGCGGCGCCCGCAGCGTCCCGGGCCAGAAGCACCTGACCCGCGCGGGTGCGCTGCGGATGGTGCCGGCGCTCAAGCGGTCCGCGCTGATCGGCGGGATCCGCTACTACGACGCGCAGTCCGACGACGCCCGCCACACGATGACGGTGGCGCGGACGGCGGCGCACTACGGCGCGGTCGTGCGGACGTCGACCCAGGTCGTCGGGTTCCTGCGCGAGGCCGACCGGGTGTCCGGCGTGCGCGTGCGCGACGTCGAGGACGGGCGCGAGACGGAGATCTCGGCGGCCGCGGTGATCAACTGCACCGGCGTGTGGACCGACGAGCTGCAGCGGCTCTCCGGCGGCCGCGGGCGGTTCCGCGTGCGTGCCAGCAAGGGCGTGCACATCGTCGTGCCGCGCGACCGGATCGTCTCGGAGTCGGGGATGATCCTGCGCACCGAGAAGTCGGTGCTGTTCGTGATCCCGTGGCGCAACCACTGGATCGTGGGGACCACGGACACGGACTGGAACCTGGACCTCGCGCACCCGGCGGCGACGAAGCACGACATCGACTACCTCCTCGAGCACGTCAACAGCGTCCTGGCGACCCCGCTGACGCACGACGACATCGAAGGCGTGTACGCGGGCCTTCGCCCGTTGCTGGCGGGGGAGAGCGAAGAGACGTCGAAGCTTTCGCGCGAGCACGCGGTGGCGCGGGTGGCGCCGGGCCTGGTCGCGATCGCGGGCGGCAAGTACACGACGTACCGGGTGATGGCGGCGGACGCCGTCGACGCGGCGGCGGTGGACCTGCCGGGCCGCTCGCAGCCGTCGATCACGGACAAGGTCCCGCTGCTGGGCGCGGACGGCTACCACGCGCTGGTCAACCAGGCCGACCACCTGGCCGCCGAGCACGGCCTGCACCCCTACCGGGTTCGGCACCTGCTGGACCGTTACGGGTCGCTGGTCAACGAGGTCCTGGCCTCGGCGAACGGCCGCCCGGAGCTGCTGAAGCCGATCGAGCACGCCCCGGACTACCTCGGCGTCGAGGTGGTGTACGCGGCTTCGCACGAGGGGGCGCTGCACCTGGAGGACGTCCTGGCCCGCCGGACGCGCATCTCGATCGAGTACGCGCACCGCGGGGTGGACTGCGCGGAGCAGGTGGCAACACTGGTGGGTGAAGTCCTCGGCTGGTCACCCGAAACGGTGAAGCGGGAGATCGAGGTCTACAACGCCCGGGTGGAGGCGGAGAGGGAGTCCCAAAGTCAGCCGAGCGACGAGGCAGCGGACGCGTTGCGGTCGGCGGCCCCGGAAGCCCGGGCGGGCATCACGGAGCCGGCGAGCTGA
- a CDS encoding MIP/aquaporin family protein has protein sequence MSAGAIIVWELLGTAALILLGNGVVANHVLRKNNGHNAGFLFINFGWAFAVFTGASIAAPSKAHLNPAVTLGSAIAGGTKWADVPFYFIGQMAGAIIGAVLCWAAYKLQFDDHPEPENTLGIFSTAPQIPNTVWNLVTEIIGTFVLVAWILFSPIAGPYSPGGTPSFGNSALGYAGVSFVVLVIGTSLGGPTGYAINPARDLGPRIAYAFLLPIKNKANANWGYSWIPVVGPLAGGALAALLYLGVHNLT, from the coding sequence GTGAGTGCTGGGGCAATAATCGTCTGGGAACTACTGGGAACGGCCGCGCTGATCCTGCTCGGCAACGGTGTGGTCGCGAACCACGTGCTCCGTAAGAACAACGGCCACAACGCCGGGTTCCTGTTCATCAACTTCGGCTGGGCGTTCGCCGTCTTCACCGGCGCCAGCATCGCCGCGCCCAGCAAGGCGCACCTCAACCCCGCCGTCACCCTCGGGTCAGCCATCGCAGGTGGCACCAAGTGGGCTGACGTGCCGTTCTACTTCATCGGGCAGATGGCCGGCGCGATCATCGGCGCGGTGCTCTGCTGGGCCGCGTACAAGCTGCAGTTCGACGATCACCCCGAGCCCGAGAACACGCTCGGCATCTTCTCCACCGCACCTCAAATCCCGAACACCGTGTGGAACCTCGTCACCGAGATCATCGGCACCTTCGTCCTGGTCGCCTGGATTCTGTTCAGCCCAATCGCAGGCCCGTACTCGCCAGGAGGCACCCCGAGCTTCGGCAACTCCGCGCTGGGGTACGCGGGCGTCTCGTTCGTCGTCCTCGTGATCGGTACCTCGCTCGGCGGGCCGACGGGCTACGCCATCAACCCGGCCCGTGACCTCGGCCCGCGCATCGCGTACGCGTTCCTGCTGCCGATCAAGAACAAGGCCAACGCCAACTGGGGCTACTCGTGGATCCCGGTCGTCGGCCCGCTGGCCGGTGGCGCCCTGGCCGCGCTGCTCTACCTCGGCGTGCACAACCTGACCTGA
- the glpK gene encoding glycerol kinase GlpK, translating into MTSYVAAIDQGTTSTRCMIFNHEGRVVSVDQREHEQIFPKAGWVEHNAEEIWENTRRVAAGALAKADLTASDIAAVGITNQRETALVWDKTTGKPVYNAIVWQDTRTDKIVTELGNLGGGQERYREKVGLPLATYFSGPKVKWILDNVEGAREKAEAGDLIFGNMDTWVLWNMTGGADGGVHVTDPTNASRTMLMDLDTLQWDAEIAGEMGIPLSMLPEIRSSSEEYGKVREKGALAGVPIAGILGDQQAATFGQACLSPGEAKNTYGTGNFMLLNTGTEKVMSQNGLLTTVCYKIGSNDTIYALEGSIAVTGSLVQWLRDNLGMISTAAEIEEHARSVEDNGGAYFVPAFSGLFAPYWRSDARGAIVGLTRFVNKGHLARAVLEATAFQSREVIDAMNADSGVPLKSLKVDGGMVVNELLMQFQADILGVPVIRPVVAETTALGAAYAAGLAVGFWKSEDDIRNNWAKDKQWDPSMDEARRESEYRNWKKAVTKTFDWVSEDD; encoded by the coding sequence ATGACTTCGTACGTAGCCGCGATCGACCAGGGCACCACGTCGACCCGGTGCATGATCTTCAACCACGAAGGCCGCGTGGTCTCGGTCGACCAGCGCGAGCACGAGCAGATCTTCCCGAAGGCCGGCTGGGTCGAGCACAACGCCGAGGAGATCTGGGAGAACACGCGCCGGGTCGCCGCGGGCGCACTGGCCAAGGCCGACCTGACCGCGTCCGACATCGCCGCCGTCGGAATCACCAACCAGCGCGAAACCGCGCTGGTCTGGGACAAGACGACCGGCAAGCCGGTGTACAACGCGATCGTCTGGCAGGACACCCGCACCGACAAGATCGTCACCGAGCTCGGCAACCTCGGCGGCGGCCAGGAGCGCTACCGCGAGAAGGTCGGCCTGCCGCTCGCGACGTACTTCTCCGGGCCGAAGGTCAAGTGGATCCTCGACAACGTCGAAGGCGCGCGCGAGAAGGCCGAAGCCGGCGACCTGATCTTCGGCAACATGGACACCTGGGTGCTGTGGAACATGACCGGCGGCGCCGACGGCGGCGTGCACGTCACCGACCCGACCAACGCGTCGCGCACCATGCTGATGGACCTCGACACCCTGCAGTGGGACGCCGAGATCGCCGGTGAGATGGGCATCCCCCTTTCGATGCTGCCGGAGATCCGCTCCTCGTCCGAGGAGTACGGCAAGGTCCGCGAGAAGGGCGCGCTGGCCGGCGTGCCGATCGCGGGCATCCTGGGCGACCAGCAGGCCGCGACGTTCGGCCAGGCCTGCCTTTCCCCCGGCGAGGCCAAGAACACCTACGGCACCGGCAACTTCATGCTGCTCAACACCGGCACCGAAAAGGTGATGTCGCAGAACGGGCTGCTCACCACGGTCTGCTACAAGATCGGCTCGAACGACACGATCTACGCGCTGGAAGGCTCCATCGCGGTGACCGGTTCGCTGGTGCAGTGGCTGCGCGACAACCTCGGCATGATCTCGACCGCGGCCGAGATCGAAGAGCACGCGCGCAGCGTCGAGGACAACGGCGGCGCGTACTTCGTCCCGGCGTTCTCGGGTCTGTTCGCTCCTTACTGGCGGTCCGACGCCCGCGGCGCGATCGTCGGGCTCACCCGGTTCGTCAACAAGGGCCACCTGGCTCGCGCGGTCCTGGAGGCGACGGCGTTCCAGTCCCGCGAGGTGATCGACGCGATGAACGCCGACTCCGGTGTCCCGCTGAAGTCGCTCAAGGTGGACGGCGGCATGGTCGTCAACGAGCTGCTCATGCAGTTCCAGGCCGACATCCTCGGCGTGCCGGTGATCCGCCCGGTGGTCGCCGAGACCACCGCGCTGGGTGCCGCGTACGCCGCCGGGCTGGCGGTCGGGTTCTGGAAGTCCGAGGACGACATCCGGAACAACTGGGCGAAGGACAAGCAGTGGGACCCGTCGATGGACGAGGCCCGCCGCGAATCCGAGTACCGCAACTGGAAGAAGGCCGTGACGAAGACCTTCGACTGGGTTTCCGAAGACGACTGA
- a CDS encoding VOC family protein: MLFRDERWPDGTPSWVDLMVPDQAKAVAFYSGLFGWDVQTGGEETGFYGMAELSGRPVAGIGQTPPGQDIPPVWTTYLSVSDVDKTAAAITEAGGQIVVPVMEVMKEGRMAVAADPAGAVFGLWEPGNHLGTQVTAAPGTLAWNECMSRDYPAAKAFYEQVFGYGFQDLSNDDFTYAALLLDGRPVGGLGALPDSVPAEVPSHWSTYFSVADADESAAKVVELGGQALDQPFDSPYGRQVRVMDDQGVPFLVIAPNEQSGKPEGWDN; encoded by the coding sequence ATGTTGTTCCGGGACGAGCGGTGGCCTGACGGCACGCCCAGCTGGGTGGACCTGATGGTGCCCGACCAGGCGAAAGCGGTGGCCTTCTACAGCGGGCTGTTCGGCTGGGACGTGCAGACGGGCGGTGAGGAAACCGGCTTCTACGGCATGGCGGAGCTGAGCGGCCGCCCGGTCGCCGGGATCGGCCAGACACCGCCGGGGCAGGACATACCTCCGGTGTGGACGACCTACCTGTCGGTGTCCGACGTGGACAAGACGGCCGCGGCGATCACCGAGGCGGGCGGGCAGATCGTCGTGCCGGTGATGGAAGTGATGAAGGAAGGCCGGATGGCGGTGGCAGCCGACCCGGCGGGCGCGGTCTTCGGGCTGTGGGAGCCGGGCAACCACCTGGGCACGCAGGTCACGGCGGCGCCGGGGACGCTGGCGTGGAACGAGTGCATGAGCCGCGACTACCCGGCGGCCAAGGCGTTCTACGAGCAGGTGTTCGGCTACGGGTTCCAGGACCTGTCGAACGACGACTTCACGTACGCGGCACTGCTGCTCGACGGCCGCCCGGTCGGCGGGCTCGGCGCCCTGCCCGATTCGGTGCCGGCGGAGGTGCCGTCGCACTGGTCGACGTACTTCTCGGTGGCGGACGCCGACGAGAGCGCGGCCAAGGTGGTGGAGCTGGGCGGCCAGGCGCTGGACCAGCCGTTCGACTCACCCTACGGGCGGCAGGTGCGGGTGATGGACGACCAGGGCGTGCCGTTCCTGGTCATCGCGCCCAACGAGCAGTCCGGGAAACCGGAGGGCTGGGACAACTGA
- a CDS encoding class F sortase encodes MTTRITSRRGYLIALVVALPAALVVLALTLGGGPEPPAAQPPPARPVAVNPQPTAGGRAADAVAALPKSDPVSIDIPKIGAHSSLVPLGVNADNTIQVPPVTTPLQAGWYTYAPTPGEVGPAIVLGHVDGNHQKGIFYRLKELAAGDRVSIARKDGTTALFEVTKVHQVPKQDFEKEGVYDDTAGPELRLITCGGVFDRSAHNYVDNIVVYARLVGH; translated from the coding sequence ATGACCACCAGGATCACGAGCAGACGGGGCTACCTGATCGCGCTGGTCGTGGCGCTGCCGGCCGCACTGGTGGTGCTGGCGCTGACGCTCGGCGGCGGGCCCGAGCCGCCGGCCGCGCAGCCGCCGCCCGCCCGGCCGGTCGCGGTGAACCCGCAACCGACGGCCGGTGGTCGGGCCGCCGACGCCGTCGCCGCGCTGCCCAAGTCCGACCCGGTCTCGATCGACATCCCGAAGATCGGCGCGCACTCGTCGCTGGTCCCGCTGGGCGTCAACGCGGACAACACGATCCAGGTGCCGCCGGTGACCACGCCGCTGCAGGCGGGCTGGTACACCTACGCGCCGACGCCGGGCGAGGTCGGCCCGGCCATTGTTCTCGGGCACGTCGACGGCAACCACCAGAAGGGCATCTTCTACCGGCTCAAGGAGCTGGCCGCGGGCGACCGCGTCTCGATCGCGCGCAAGGACGGGACGACAGCCCTGTTCGAGGTGACGAAGGTGCACCAGGTGCCGAAGCAGGACTTCGAGAAGGAAGGCGTGTACGACGACACCGCCGGTCCTGAGCTGCGGCTGATCACCTGCGGCGGTGTCTTCGACCGGAGCGCGCACAACTACGTCGACAACATCGTCGTCTACGCCCGGCTCGTCGGCCACTGA